The DNA window TTCAGCTTCCACTTGTTTATCTAATTCTTTCTTCCCAGTTGCCGTCATGATGTATCGACACTTGTTCATAATAATTTCCGGAGCACCTTTCATAAATAAAAAGTTTTTGTCTTCGACCTGATTCCAAACTGCCATATACTTACTCTCTGATGTAAATGGAGTTTCCTTCAAACGTGCGTAAGTTGGATTAATGCCAGCTTTCTTACCAACAACCAACATAGCTATCTCCGTTGGATCACCCATGAAATTCTTCTCAATCGCTGAGGCATCATTACACAAAACACCCGTCTCAATAATTTTCTTCAATGGCTCAAGTTCGATATTTTGTTTATTGACCTTAAATTCACCCTTGGTGTCATAACCCTTGCCAGTTACATCAACTTCTAAATTATCAACATAAATTTTTTGTACAGTCATTTCATTTCTGGTTAAAGTTCCGGTTTTGTCTGTACAAATAACCGTTGTACTACCAAGAGTTTCAACTGCTGCTAATTTTCTAATCAGCACATTTTTCTTGATCATTCTCTGTACTCCCAAGGCTAAACTTATAGTAACAACAGCAGGCAATCCTTCTGGAATAGCCGCCACCGCCAAAGAAATTGCAATTAACAACATTTCAAAAACTTCTTGTCCTGTGACATAACCCGCAATAAAGATAAACAAACAAAGAACTATAACCAAAATTCCAAGTTTAATTCCAAATTTTCCTAATTTTTTTTGTAATGGAGTAACTTCTTCCTTACTAGTTTGAATCATACCAGCAATTCTACCAATTTCCGTATGCATGGCAGTTTTCACAACAACGGCTGAGGCTTTACCGGTAGTAACCGTTGTTGAAGCATATAACATATTGACCCTATCACTAACGGCAACATCTCCCTCAAGTGGAGTGGTTTCCTTGCTCGCTGGCACACTTTCTCCAGTTAAATTTGATTCATCAACTTCCAATGACACTTCCTTAAGTAAATAACAATCCGCTGGCACACTTGAACCCGCTTCTAAAAAGACAATATCCCCAGGCACTAATTGACGAGAATCCAGCTCTTGTTTTTTTCCGTCACGCAAAACAATCGAAATCGGAGTTGCCAATTTACGTAAAGCTTCAATTGCCTTTTCTGCTTTGAACTCTTGGGCAAAGCCCAGAAGTGCATTTAAAACAATAATGGCGCCAATCACACCGGCGTCAAGATATTCATTTAATAGCAGAGAAACAGCAAAAGCGGCAATTAAAATATATACTATAAAGCTGTGAAACTGTGCTAAAAATATTTTCCAGGCAGAAAACCTTTGTTCTTCTTTCAACTCATTCAAACCATGCTTTTGTAAAAGCTCTTTAGCTTTTTTGGAACTTAAACCATTCTCAGAAGTACTGAGTTTTTTAAAAACTGCACTTTTCGATAAATTGTAAAACTCTGACATATTATGTACTGCCTTTTAAGTGAGGTATTATACTTATTATAGCAAAAAAGATGGGTAGCCACAACATTTAATCGATTTAACTAAATGCCTTTTTAACAAAATCAAGGACCTGTAAATAATATTCCTGTCCATGATCAACTAACTTTGCATATTCCTTTGGATCATTAAGCATTTTTTTAAATTTATCTTGTGAGACGAATTTAATTTTCTCAACTTCTCCGTCTATAAATTTAAAATCTGTAATCGATCCATCATATTTACATAAATACTCCTGCGAAATTTCTTTGTTATAATATTTTTTCTCTGGAGACTCTGACTTATGTTTAAATATTCTAGTTTTAATTAAATCTTCAAGTTTAACTGCTAAACCTAACTCCTCTTTTAATTCTCGTAAAGCGGTTACATCATAATCCTCACCTAAAGCAACATGCCCAGCAGCTGAAATGTCCCACTCGCCAGGATGTGTATCTTTGTCCTTCGCTCTCTTTTGCAATAATATTTCACCCTTTGAATTGAAAATCCAAATGTGAGAACTGCGATGCCAGAGCCCTTGACTATGTAAAGTTTTTTTAGTTTTCTTTTCACCAGTCAATTTACCAGCTGAATCAACAACATCCATGAATTCCACTTTCACTTCTTTTACTTTATAAATAATAAACAAAAATCCTGTGAGCAGAAAAGGGCCCGCTAAAATCAATGCTGCAAGCCAATTACCTCCACGACCAGCCATAATCATATATGAAAGCCCTAAACCAACAAACATGCCTCCACCAACCAGCTCATAATAACAAGCCACCCACAATACAATTAGAATAATTGCTGTTGGGATAAGGTGAATTAAAAAACCAGCGGTTAGCTGCCACCAGTTTCCATCTTCAGCAA is part of the Candidatus Falkowbacteria bacterium genome and encodes:
- a CDS encoding HAD-IC family P-type ATPase; translation: MSEFYNLSKSAVFKKLSTSENGLSSKKAKELLQKHGLNELKEEQRFSAWKIFLAQFHSFIVYILIAAFAVSLLLNEYLDAGVIGAIIVLNALLGFAQEFKAEKAIEALRKLATPISIVLRDGKKQELDSRQLVPGDIVFLEAGSSVPADCYLLKEVSLEVDESNLTGESVPASKETTPLEGDVAVSDRVNMLYASTTVTTGKASAVVVKTAMHTEIGRIAGMIQTSKEEVTPLQKKLGKFGIKLGILVIVLCLFIFIAGYVTGQEVFEMLLIAISLAVAAIPEGLPAVVTISLALGVQRMIKKNVLIRKLAAVETLGSTTVICTDKTGTLTRNEMTVQKIYVDNLEVDVTGKGYDTKGEFKVNKQNIELEPLKKIIETGVLCNDASAIEKNFMGDPTEIAMLVVGKKAGINPTYARLKETPFTSESKYMAVWNQVEDKNFLFMKGAPEIIMNKCRYIMTATGKKELDKQVEAEIHGKNEQFANQALRVLGFAYSETGKEEDLIFLGLMGMIDPQRKDVKSSVTLCKQAGIRVVMITGDHALTAKAIGSRIGILGNAITGAELDKLSPKQFEKVVHDINIYARVSPEHKV
- a CDS encoding NUDIX domain-containing protein: MQKSKGTLYILPRVLGVLLVILVTVLAFDVFAEDGNWWQLTAGFLIHLIPTAIILIVLWVACYYELVGGGMFVGLGLSYMIMAGRGGNWLAALILAGPFLLTGFLFIIYKVKEVKVEFMDVVDSAGKLTGEKKTKKTLHSQGLWHRSSHIWIFNSKGEILLQKRAKDKDTHPGEWDISAAGHVALGEDYDVTALRELKEELGLAVKLEDLIKTRIFKHKSESPEKKYYNKEISQEYLCKYDGSITDFKFIDGEVEKIKFVSQDKFKKMLNDPKEYAKLVDHGQEYYLQVLDFVKKAFS